One segment of Arvicanthis niloticus isolate mArvNil1 chromosome 5, mArvNil1.pat.X, whole genome shotgun sequence DNA contains the following:
- the LOC117709368 gene encoding PRAME family member 8-like, translated as MNVQDPPTLLQLAVQRLLRDEALAISSLQYLPRALFPLLFKEAFNHRQTNVLRAMVAVWPFPFLPLGTLMKTPHLEILQAVLDGVDMLWTQKVLPRRRKLQVLDLRNVHHDFWDVWVGPEDGDCSAKTVCEEQIAKRLHRYVLRRRLKVVTDLCLRFHLNEHQAYLLQWAQQRRSSIRLCCVKMQIWALPVYTVRKVLMVFQPDSIQELELNTGWSLSTLVHFASYLDQMRNLQKLLLTRIHKNTFKVLNTSSDIQKCITKFVSQFSKLNSLQHLSMNGIYFSSEHMKQLFRYLKTPLETLSITMCKLSHLDLNSLSQSQSLHQLKHLNLRLVKLIDLRPVLFHDLLKSVAGTLQTLELEGCWMVDSQLIALLPALSQCSQLTRVNFYDNDISMAVLKDLLYHTANLSQLTQELYPAPLECYDDTGDVLMGRFAQLCPELMETLITVRQPKRVFFATYICHECCQRCVYDLETKLCRCRQ; from the exons ATGAATGTTCAGGACCCACCCACACTCCTGCAGCTGGCAGTACAGAGACTACTGAGGGATGAGGCCCTGGCCATCTCTTCTCTGCAGTACCTGCCCAGGGCACTTTTCCCACTACTGTTCAAGGAAGCCTTCAATCACAGACAAACAAATGTTCTGAGGGCCATGGTGGCAGTGTggccctttcccttcctccctctgggGACCCTGATGAAGACTCCCCACCTAGAGATCTTGCAGGCTGTGCTGGATGGAGTAGATATGCTATGGACACAGAAGGTTCTTCCCAG AAGGCGGAAGCTTCAAGTACTGGACCTAAGGAATGTGCACCATGACTTCTGGGATGTTTGGGTTGGGCCAGAGGATGGAGACTGCTCAGCAAAGACTGTGTGTGAAGAGCAGATAGCAAAGCGTCTTCATAGATATGTACTGAGGCGGCGTTTGAAGGTGGTCACTGACCTTTGCCTCAGGTTCCATCTGAATGAACACCAAGCATACTTGTTACAGTGGGCCCAGCAGAGAAGAAGTTCTATACGACTATGCTGTGTGAAGATGCAGATTTGGGCTTTGCCTGTGTACACTGTCAGGAAGGTCTTGATGGTGTTCCAGCCAGACAGCATCCAGGAATTGGAACTGAATACAGGTTGGAGTCTGTCCACTCTGGTGCATTTTGCATCTTACCTGGACCAGATGAGAAACCTTCAAAAACTTCTTTTAACACGGATTCACAAGAACACCTTCAAGGTTCTAAATACCTCCTCGGACATACAGAAGTGTATCACTAAGTTTGTTTCTCAGTTCTCCAAACTCAACTCTCTCCAGCATCTCTCCATGAATGGCATCTACTTTTCCAGTGAGCACATGAAACAGTTGTTCAG GTACCTGAAGACCCCTTTGGAGACCCTGTCCATAACTATGTGCAAGCTTTCACATTTAGACTTGAATTCCTTGTCCCAGAGTCAGAGCCTCCATCAGCTCAAACACCTGAACCTGAGACTTGTGAAATTAATTGACTTACGTCCTGTGCTTTTCCATGATCTCCTAAAGAGTGTTGCAGGCACTCTGCAGACCCTAGAATTGGAGGGCTGTTGGATGGTAGACTCCCAGCTCATTGCCCTCCTGCCTGCCCTGAGCCAGTGTTCCCAGCTCACCAGGGTCAATTTCTATGACAATGACATCTCCATGGCTGTTCTGAAGGACCTTCTGTATCACACAGCCAATCTGAGCCAGCTGACCCAGGAGCTGTATCCTGCCCCTCTGGAGTGCTATGATGACACTGGTGATGTCCTCATGGGAAGATTTGCCCAACTTTGTCCTGAGCTTATGGAGACACTCATTACTGTAAGGCAGCCCAAGAGAGTCTTCTTTGCTACATATATCTGCCATGAATGTTGTCAGCGCTGTGTCTATGACCTAGAAACCAAACTTTGTCGTTGTCGGCAGTAA